The sequence below is a genomic window from Patescibacteria group bacterium.
GCAGCTGTTTGTATTAATACTCAAATTACTGTTTATGTTTATATTTGAATTTACGTTTTTATTATTTAAAATATTAACGGTATTTTTATTATTACTTACATTTTTTACGCCCCATCGATTAAAATGCTAATAGTGTAGTAATAAAAATTATGATTGCAGATATAATTACAATAGAAATAGATGCCACTATTTTTTTCTTGGTTTTAATAAAAGGGTTTATCTCAAAATCAGAAATTACTGGCTGGTGATAATAATTCTTAATTTTATAAAAATAATAGGGAAAAACTTTGATTTTTTTAATTCAAAATATAAACCTGGTAAAAAAGGATGAGCAAATATTGGTTCCTTTTTAACTGTATTTTTTATACCAAATATTTTCTGAAGATATTATTTTTTTCTTTTTTTAGCCTTAGCCTCCAGCATCTTTCTTTTAATCTCCAGCCTTTTTTTTGTTTTGTGAGATTTAGATTTTTGGCGTCGGCCAACAGGGTGGGCTCTTTTTCCAGGCATATATTTTATTAATATTAATAGTAATTATAAGTTATTTTATCTGTTTTTCAGAATAAATTCAAGGGCTAAAAATAAAATAACAGCGGCTATTTATAATTGGTTGTCTGTCTTCTTTTTTTTATTGAATGTTTGAAATAAAGAAGCAAAATAGAATATATCAGGTGTTTTGATTGAATAAAGAAAATCTTCCAGAAAAATTTTAATATTTAATTTTTAATCTTTGGATTCTCAAATTTATATATGCCTAAAGTGAGTTTATCTCGGTAGCTGAAGATATTCAAAAAAAATATAATTTTACACTTGACATAAATAACAAATAATGATAGTATTCCTATCAAACAGAAGAGTAAATTTTTTTCAAAATTATAAAACTCTTTTGTTTAAAAATATAGTAAGTATATAAATAAAGTCGAATTTTAAAGTTACTATATCAATCTAATTAACTCAACATTATTCTACACAATGCAAGGTACTATCAAGAAATTAACAGATAAGAATTTTGGTTTTATTACCGCGGAAGATCAGGACAAAGATCTTTTCTTCCACGCTAACGAGCTTGAAGGAGTAGAATTTGATCAACTTCAAGAAGGTGACAATGTCACTTTTGAAGTATCAGATACTCCTAAAGGTCCGGCCGCTGTTAAGGTTAATAAAGCCTAAATAATCCAAAATCTGTAAAAATTAAGTACCCGCCCAAACAGGCGGGTATTTATATTCAATAATTTTTAAATTAATATAAGTCTATTCTTCTTAAGTTTTGTCTAAAATTTACTTAATTTTTAATATCCAGTTCTTTTATTTCCAAAATTTTCAAAGAATATCTAGCCATATCGCGTATGTCTTTTCCTCGGTCAATAATCACTCCTTTAATAAACAAAGGACTAAGAGAGGAATCTCTTTTTATGTATTCTCTAGGGCGAGTTTCAGGACAATCATAAGAAACAATTTTTTCAATATCGCTATTAGGATAATGAACATCTAAGCCTTGAGTGTAGGGATGGACATTTTCTTCTATCATTTTTTTATTTAATAATACATAATAAATTTTAAAACCAGGAGCTTCAACTATATTGCCGGTGGTTTGTATTTCTTTACCGACATAATTTTCTTCTTCTCCTATAATATCTTCTAAAGCCACATAATTAGAAGTTTTTTCTATACACTGACCTTCAGCACAAATACAATTTCTTTTGGGTAAGAAAAAACATTTTACATCATCACATTCTTTTGAATCTTTATGTAAGCAACCGCAACAAGTATTAATACAATCTGAATCATTAGAACATTTAAGATCTTGAAAATCTGCATTATTTAAAAAAACATATCCTAAAATAAAAATTACTAAAATAACGGAAATAACGACTGCAATTGTTCTCTTTTTCATAAAAACAATAATAAAAAGAGATTTAAATAACTTTCCCACATAAATTTTTAAAAACTAAAATCTATTTCAATCAACATAAAAATAGAACAAACACAAAAGAGGATGTGTAGAAAAGGTTTGATGACTTTTTACTTTCAATAAACAGTATTCGGAATATACTGGCACTTATTATTTATACATTCTACATATTCAATACTAATTCCAACAAAACAATCAGGAGCACATATTGGACAAATTTCATGATATTCTTGTATTTTTTTCTCAATTTCTGTTGGCTCTAAATCATCTAAAAGAAGTTCAGAATTTTTATTAACAAGCCAATAACAACCAAAAGGACAATCAATTTTAGAAATTATTCTACAATCCTCTTTTACCTCACAATAGTTTTCTTTATCTATTAAATCTAAAATTTCTTGTTCTTGTTCTTGACAATTATATTCTTTTTCTTTTATTTCTTCACAAGAACCATTAATACAAATACAATTCCTAGTAACTAAAGCATCACATTCTTTATCACATTCTTTTGAATCTTTATGTAAGCAACCACAACAAGTATTAATACAATCTGAATCATTAGAACATTTAAGCTCACTTTCTTGATTATAAAAAAACCACGTTTTCACTAGAGTGTTAAAATCTTGCTGATAATCATTAAATTTCTCTGGCCGGGCGTTTAACCATAACCGGTATAATTTTTTATTATAAATGAAATGAATTAGAATATCATTATTATTACTGCTGTCTTTTATTATTTGTTTTAAGGCTCTTTGTCCGTCAATTTTAATATATTCTTCAAAATGTGGTTTTTTTTGGTAAAATCTATCAGTATAATTTTTGGCGCACTCTTCAATTGAATGGCAAATGGGCTGATTTTCCTCATAGGATTGATCAATAGTTATATTAATATAAGAAAAATAATTATTTTCATCAATTATTTCTTCTTTGTCTTTTGGCAGTAGTCTTAGTTGTACTAATAAATTATCATCAATTTCCCAGTCTTTTTCGGGATATTTAAAGCTAAAATTACCAAAATCGGATTTATAAGTTAATAAATTTTGCTCTTCTGTAATATTTGTATTATTGTTTTCTTCTTTAATTGGTCGGTAATAAATATATCCAATGATAACAATGCCAATTAAAAGAATTGCTACTATGAGCAGTAATACTATTTGTTTGTTACTTTTTTCCTTCATAGGTTTATTATAACAAAAGACCGTCTTTGTAGCGATTTTTAATTTATATTTTATATTTTACTAAATATTGTAATAGTACAGAGTAATTAAGATAATAATTAATAAAATAATGGAAAGCCAAATTCTCCGAATTTTTAATAAATTTTTAAAATCTTTTTTGCTTTTCTTTTTTGCTTTATAAATGCTATAAATAAACCCTATAACTGAACCTATTAATAAACTATTCCAATAAAGAGACATTCGCCCCCATTTTGTACATTGATAATAGCCTAAGGTTATAATAAAAAGAATAGGCACCATTTGAGCCAGTAAATTTGATTTTTTGTATTCTGTATTGTTCATTTTTATTTATAAATAAAGAAAGTAGTTTTTATAATTTTATTTATTTAATTCTTTAATAATTTTTTAGAGGTCTATTATCACATATATTATGTTCACAAAATGCTTCTTGTGACAAAGATGGTTTGCATAACGTTTTATCTGTTTTTTCTTTTATTTTTTTCATCTCATTATTATACCAATCTGCATATTTAACATTAATAGAATGTGCATCATAGATAGTACCCTGGGTGATATCACCATAGACTACAGTGCAGTCTGAATCTTTTTGGCAACTATACAAATTATAAGGCAGGTTAGCTCTGTCAATTAACATTTTCCCCCAGTCTCTTGTATATGTTATTTTACCATTACTAATATAAAGAAAAGTTATTTTTTTTTATTTCTTTTTTTAATTATAATCAATATCATTAAAATTAGACCTAAGATAACGGCAGCCATAATAACTCGTGACCAGAAATAATAAAAAGTATAATTAGAACCACTGTACCCGGGCCATAAACAGAACATACGCCAAACTGGCTTGCCTTTTAATTTAAGATTTATTTTATTATATCCGGCTGGACATTTTACCTCACCCAATTCGCCTATTATTTGCCAGTCTTCAGGTACTTCATAAATTACACATTCATCGCCAGCAAAAAATTCGGCACACTGTTTTGTATCACTATTAATTATGTATTGTTGTGGTATTGGCCCGGCTAAAGACATCTTTGGTAGTAACAGTAAGGTAAATAGAAATAATAATATTTTTTTCATATTTATATTAAAAATAGTTTAATTACAACTTCCTTCTGAATCAATTCTTTGGCACTGGTTATCAATACAGTCACATGCTTCTTTACCTGTTGTTAGACATTCCCATACATAATCTTGTGACTGAGGGTTATTGTTCCATTCTTCATTCCAGTCTTTATTAACGCAAGTAGCAAAACCTTCAGGATCACGGCTTGATAATACACAATCTGATTTTGTAGTGCAATGATGTTGTTTATAATCTGAGAAATACACTCCAAACCATTGATCGCTAGAAGTTATGATTTGAGAATTAGTATCTTTTACATCAGCTTTAATAATAAATCTTCCTATCTCTAACGAATTATCTAAATTCAATGACAATTCTTTTTTATTACCTCCCTCAATATTAAATTTTTTACTTTTATAAATATCTATTTTATTATCTAGTTCATCTATATATTTTACATCTAGATAAATATTATTAATAGAATTTAAACCCAAATTTTTGAGTCCTACATCAACTACAATAGGCTCACCAATATTATATGTATCTTTGCTAGTGCTGAAATTATTAATAATTAAATTAGAATTTTGTTTACTGGTAACTTTAATTTGAGCTTTATTAACAATATAACTTTGTTTGATACTTGGATTATATCTCATCAAAGGTAAAAATACTTGATATAAAGTATTTTTTTTATCAATATTATTTTCATTATCCTTAATAGATATATTTTTGGGATAATATTCATCTGTTGTTGGATAATCATTACATTCCCCACATCCATAAGATGTACAATTAATACACGGTATAATATTATAATTATCGGTTGTTAAATTTTCTTGATAATCTATTAACTCACTTGATATTTTAGCCTCATTCGGTAATTTCATTGCCATAATTAGTACAGGTAACATAGGTTTACAATCAGGGCAAGATTTAGTTATTTCTACATTTGTTATAACTGAATTGGCATTATAATTAAAAGAAGAAGGAGTTAAAACTTGAAGATATCCATTATATCTTTTTAGATTTTCTACTTCAGCGACATTATAATTATTAAAAGAAATATTAAAAAGATATGTAATTTGATTATTTTCTTCTTTTTTTGTTACATCAATACAATTATTTTTTTTACAAAATTCAATTCTACTATTTTTATTATTTATTTCCTGGTTATTTTTTAAATTAGATGAATTATTTTTTATTTGATTTCGCGAACTGTCTTTTTGCCAAATAAAAAATCCAGCAGCAATAATTATAATTCCTATTATAGCACTAAGAGCAATTATTAAGGTTAATTTTTTGACTCCTTTTTGATTCTTAATAAATTTCATATTTTTTTACCCTTAATTCCGAAAATATTTACTATTTTTTATTATTTTTATCATAAATAAAGTTAACCAGGTTAATAAATAGGGTATTATTAATATAAAAATAAACTGTAAAATTGTTTTTAAAAAAATATTTTTTACACCTAATATATAAACGCTTCCTTCAGTATGCATACAGGGTATTAATGACGGCTGGCATAATTTCCATTGACACCAATGGGTTGGTTCAAGAGTATTAGCATTAACTCCATACCAGCAGTCTTTTACCGGGGCATAAGGTATAAGATTTAACAGGATAAAATAAATAGGATACAGAATTTTTTTATTTATCTTCATAATTTTAGTCTACCAAAAAACCGCTCTTAAGGCGATTTTGTTATTAAGTTAAAATAAGTTAAGACTGAGGTCCCAAGAGTGCGGTTGTTTCCCTGCTAAAAATAATATTTCTAACAGGGTTTTAATCCCGTGACGAAGTAAACTAATTTGACGTGTCGCGCTTAGCGCGATAAGGGTTCTTTGGGTTCAGTATGAATAATCTTATCTTTTTTTGACTTTTTTTTAAGAATTATGATCAATAATATTATTCCGGCTATTAATACTACTGCGATTGCTATTGTTAAGTATAAATTGCTAATAAGATAATAAGAATAATAATTATATAATAACTTATTTCCTTTCTTTATCTCGCCCAGTTGATTGCTCTCAAAAACGTTTGAGGTATATATGTCACCAACTGATAGCACGTTTTCATCTTCAGGTTCCCATATTTCATTATGAAATTCATAATTTTTACCAATTTCTAAATTATTACATAACTCTCTTGATAGTTCGTTATTATAATTTTTTTTATCAATGAGCTTTGTGTCAAATTGCATTAAATATTCGGCACCACCCAGAGGAACATAACCGTTATCTCCGCAAAAACCCTCGGGGTCCCAATCAAATGTTTTCTCGCACCAGTTGTATTTTTCCACTTTTATTACTTCGCCCACTATCAAACAAGAATCCTCGTGTCTATAAGCAACACTTGATTCGGCAATGTTATATGAAAAAAGAAATATACAAACTGATAATATAATAATTTTTGTGTATCTCATATAATTATAATATCATAAAACTGCTCTTTTGTAAGGAAAGAGTTGTGGCCCCGTTATTCAACCGGGGTAAAGGGGTGGCTAGATCCGCCTTCGTCTTTCTGCTAGGCGACTTTGGCGAACAAGGTATTTTATTATTTTTTTATATTTAAGGTCAATAAAACTCGCCATTAAATGTATTAAAAAAGACGCAAAGGGGTGGCTAGAGGCCCCGCGGAGCGGGGCAAGGAATTTCAGCCAAAGGCAGATGCGCCTTTGGCGCAGAACCCTCGTCACCCCGCACCATGATTCATTTCATTCATCAGCTTAAGAGATAAAGCTCCCTTGTCATAGTTCGGGGCAAGCTGGTGCCACTTTGGTTTGTTAAAGAAAAAGATTTTTAATTTTGAGAGATTCAGAGGGGTGACCTACGGGAATCGAACCCGTATCACTGGTGCCACAGACCAGTGCACTAACCGTTGTGCTAAGGTCACCCCTCTGAATCACTTTATTATTATATATTTATAAAAAATATTATGATTATTTTTCAATCTTCTTTGGCAAGTAAGCCAATAACCACTGCTTGCCCTGAGCGGAGTCGAAGGGTGCTATAGCCATTCCTTTGCGTCCTATATTTATATATTTTTTAAAGAATTTATTAAAATGATGCACCCCGCCCGACTCGCTTCGCTGTTTTGAAGCGGGCCATTCCTTTGCGTCCTGTTTTTTTAAATATTTGTTTTTCTTTCTTTATTTTTATAAATTTGCGAAATTTTTTTAGGAATTTCTTCTGGCAGATTATTATGATCGGGATTATCTTTTTCATAAAGATTAGCTTCATATAAATCTTCGGCCAGGTTTCTCAAACCATACAAAACCGAAACCATGGCTTCGTTAAGAATTTCCATACCTTCTTTATTTTCAACTTTAATATTAGCAGCGTCTTTTTCAATAGCTTCTGACTCTTCGGCTAGATTAATCAAAAAATTTTCAGTATTTTTTGCTTCCTCTTCTGGCAGAGTAGTTAAGTACGATCTTAATTTTTCAAATATCTGAGCAGTAATGTCTTTAAAAGTTTTACTTCTTTCAACTAATAATTTTTTATCTATAACTTCTTCAGTATTAAATTCTCTCTGGGCTATTCGGGAAATATCAGTATAGATTTTTATTAGTTCCTTAGCCTTGGGCTCCAATTTTTCACTTTTTTCTTTAACAAAATTATAAAGCTCTTCATCTTTTTCATCAATTTTTTCCAGAGTATTTTCAACAGCTGATAATTGGTTTAAAAAATTTTCGGATGATTTTTCTTTCATATAATTATTATTATTTTCTGGTGCCCCAGGCACGATTCGAACGTGCGACCTACTGCTTACCCGCCCGCCTGACTCGTCTGGTGTCCCCAGTAGGAATCGAACCTACATCTAGGGCTTAGAAGGCCCTCGTTCTATCCATTGAACTATAGGGACGTCAGGCGAGTCGGGCGGGGAAGGCCGCTGTCCCGCCTGCCTTCGCCTTTGGCGACCAGCCCGACTTCGTATCGACGAAGTCGATGCGGGCGGGAGCCAATGGCGGGCAGGTCTATCCGTTGAACTACAGGGGCGTAGGTAATGGCGGAATATCGATTGCTTGTCCGCCGTAGCTTTAGGCGAAGACGGAAACTACAGGGACAAAAGTATAAATAAATCTAACATAAAAATTTGCTCTTTGTCAATGCTGACGAAATGATTCCGGGGTAATATTTTTGTTTATATTAGCCTTTTTTGTGTAGCGCTCGACCATTCTTTGAATGGAGCGGGCAGTTAAAGGGGGCAAGTCTTTTTTGGCGGCATGGTCATGACGAACAAATAAATATTTAGAATCATCTTTTCTTTTATCCAGATAATTTTTTAGAGCAAAAAGAGCTTGATTAGATAAATGAATTTTTTTATAAGCAAAATCATTTCTGGTCAAATTAGAAATTTCTGAAACTTTTAAATTAGTTGAGAGTAAAACTTCTAAAAGAGCCAGGTCGCGATATTTTATAATTAAGTGAGAGGACGTTTTTTTAACGGCTGAAAAGATTTGGTTGATTTCATTTTTTTCTAACAGCGGCTGATAGCTGGTTTGGTGT
It includes:
- a CDS encoding cold shock domain-containing protein, which codes for MQGTIKKLTDKNFGFITAEDQDKDLFFHANELEGVEFDQLQEGDNVTFEVSDTPKGPAAVKVNKA
- a CDS encoding tyrosine-type recombinase/integrase, coding for MDKYINQYINYLKEKGIYSATINQYKQRLEKFLEITKVKRPKEINRLIIRKFQGFLAHEKNNYLTNTQNYYLITLRNFLKFLEKNNIKSLNYKEIKLFKHQTSYQPLLEKNEINQIFSAVKKTSSHLIIKYRDLALLEVLLSTNLKVSEISNLTRNDFAYKKIHLSNQALFALKNYLDKRKDDSKYLFVRHDHAAKKDLPPLTARSIQRMVERYTKKANINKNITPESFRQH
- a CDS encoding PsbP-related protein, which encodes MKEKSNKQIVLLLIVAILLIGIVIIGYIYYRPIKEENNNTNITEEQNLLTYKSDFGNFSFKYPEKDWEIDDNLLVQLRLLPKDKEEIIDENNYFSYINITIDQSYEENQPICHSIEECAKNYTDRFYQKKPHFEEYIKIDGQRALKQIIKDSSNNNDILIHFIYNKKLYRLWLNARPEKFNDYQQDFNTLVKTWFFYNQESELKCSNDSDCINTCCGCLHKDSKECDKECDALVTRNCICINGSCEEIKEKEYNCQEQEQEILDLIDKENYCEVKEDCRIISKIDCPFGCYWLVNKNSELLLDDLEPTEIEKKIQEYHEICPICAPDCFVGISIEYVECINNKCQYIPNTVY